One window of Dermacentor andersoni chromosome 7, qqDerAnde1_hic_scaffold, whole genome shotgun sequence genomic DNA carries:
- the LOC126533930 gene encoding glutathione reductase, mitochondrial-like yields MSSMLRTVKRFDYLVIGGGSGGIASARRAAEHGAKVALIEHGPLGGTCVNVGCVPKKLCFYCASMAEMMKDLKDYGFDTAAPAPRVNWAAFKAKRDAYIKRLNGIYGANLSKNNVEFVKGRAVFVSPKTVHVGQNAYSGEHVLIATGGEPLVPKVPGAEYGITSDGFFQLESLPKKCVVVGSGYIAVELAGVFHALGTDVTLVTRTEHILRAFEPTLGDTLMEHMASEGVHFEKNCTVASITKVAHWYEVVTTTNKKIQDVDCVLWAVGRKPNVDIGLNFTGVELDDTGHIKVDEYQNTTQPGVYALGDVCGKWLLTPVAIAAGRCLSERLFNKKPNCKLEYENIPTVIFSHPPIGTIGMTLAQAEAKYGAQNIKTYRSTFVPMYYSMTERKIKCVMILVCAGPEERVVGLHMIGDSVDEILQGFGVAIKMGATKAQFDSCVAIHPTAAEELVTMR; encoded by the exons ATGTCTTCCATGTTGAGGACAGTGAAACGCTTCGACTACCTGGTCATCGGCGGCGGGTCAGGCGGTATCGCGAGCGCCCGGCGAGCCGCCGAGCACGGAGCTAAAGTGGCCCTCATCGAGCACGGTCCGCTAGGCGGGACGTGCGTGAACGTCGGCTGCGTCCCGAAGAAGCTGTGCTTCTACTGCGCGAGCATGGCCGAGATGATGAAGGACCTGAAGGACTACGGATTCGACACCGCCGCCCCCGCTCCTCGCGTCAACTGGGCCGCCTTCAAGGCCAAGCGTGACGCCTACATCAAACGCCTGAACGGCATCTACGGGGCGAACCTGTCCAAGAACAACGTGGAATTCGTGAAAGGGCGCGCCGTCTTCGTCAGTCCGAAGACTGTGCACGTTGGCCAGAACGCGTACAGCGGCGAGCACGTTTTGATCGCCACCGGCGGCGAGCCCCTCGTCCCGAAAGTTCCAG GAGCTGAGTACGGCATTACCAGCGACGGCTTCTTCCAGCTGGAATCACTGCCCAAGAAATGCGTCGTGGTCGGCTCGGGCTACATCGCCGTCGAGCTGGCCGGAGTGTTCCACGCGCTTGGCACAGACGTGACCCTGGTCACACGCACAGAGCACATCCTACGAGCCTTCGAGCCGACGCTGGGCGACACGCTCATGGAGCACATGGCCTCCGAGGGGGTCCACTTCGAGAAGAACTGCACGGTCGCCAGCATCACCAAGGTGGCCCACTGGTACGAGGTCGTCACGACGACAAACAAGAAGATCCAGGACGTCGACTGTGTCCTCTGGGCCGTGGGGCGCAAGCCAAACGTCGACATTGGCCTCAACTTTACCGGCGTTGAGCTTGACGACACTGGTCACATCAAG GTAGATGAATATCAGAACACGACTCAACCGGGCGTCTACGCGCTAGGCGATGTCTGTGGCAAGTGGCTGCTGACGCCTGTTGCTATAGCGGCGGGACGCTGCCTCTCGGagcgcctcttcaacaagaaACCGAACTGCAAACTTGAGTACGAGAACATTCCGACTGTAATCTTTAGCCACCCGCCCATTGGAACCATCGGGATGACCCTAGCTCAAGCTGAAGCCAAGTACGGGGCGCAGAACATCAAG ACATACAGGAGCACCTTTGTGCCCATGTACTACAGCATGACCGAGCGGAAAATCAAGTGCGTCATGATACTTGTGTGCGCCGGGCCCGAAGAGCGGGTGGTCGGCTTGCACATGATTGGCGATTCTGTTGATGAAATCCTGCAAGGATTTGGCGTCGCCATCAAGATGGGGGCCACGAAGGCACAGTTTGACAGCTGCGTTGCCATCCATCCGACGGCGGCAGAAGAGTTGGTGACCATGCGGTGA
- the Trmt6 gene encoding tRNA (adenine(58)-N(1))-methyltransferase non-catalytic subunit TRM6 — MNTIKEGSYVVVRGSNNTRLVQVDSKKPVFFGKRKFGIQTAIGAAFGSVFEIDNRDLRKISAEEYRKICSECEVPGDDTQTSGQDNRNLLDDGKSQKLTREDIETFKADGTSAERIVKTLVENSTTFKEKTEYAQRKYLKKKQDKYLQHVVLERPTARLLVEMYYSQNPLKIGNMRIDSLAQMLTCCNVRSGGRYIVFDSWVGLLTAAVLERLGQRGSVVQVYAGQGPDSSYRQAVYALNLEEEFLRSTVLELPYAKACSLLSDSNSETPEGKPENENQSAEMEDVSEMNSLSNDDSVATANDSQPSKEPASATDSKDLERAARKQRRLVEQQKAIDLLKTKSLDGLLVASKHHPTAIVLSLLEFVAPSRPFAVFCSFQEPLVDCYTQLKHAGSAVFLKLTESWLRSNQVLPNRTHPSINMSGGGGYVLTGIKVADVA, encoded by the exons ATGAACACGATAAAGGAAGGCAGCTACGTTGTGGTTAGAGGGTCGAACAACACGCGGTTAGTTCAGGTAGACAGCAAGAA GCCCGTATTCTTCGGCAAGAGAAAGTTCGGCATTCAGACAGCAATTGGAGCGGCGTTTGGATCTGTCTTTGAGATTGACAACCGTGATCTGCGCAAGATATCGGCTGAGGAGTACAGAAAAATATGTTCGGAGTGTGAGGTTCCTGGCGACG ATACGCAGACCAGTGGCCAAGACAACAGGAATCTTCTCGATGACGGCAAATCACAGAAACTGACAAGAGAAGACATAGAAACGTTCAAAGCAGATGGCACATCTGCCGAA AGGATTGTCAAGACACTGGTGGAGAACAGCACGACATTTAAGGAGAAGACTGAGTATGCCCAGCGCAAGTACCTCAAGAAGAAGCAAGATAAATACCTGCAGCACGTGGTGCTTGAGCGGCCCACGGCACGGCTCCTGGTAGAGATGTACTACTCGCAGAACCCACTCAAGATTGG GAACATGCGCATCGACTCCCTGGCTCAAATGCTGACCTGCTGCAACGTGCGGTCAGGTGGCCGCTACATAGTGTTTGACTCCTGGGTCGGGCTCCTGACCGCAGCTGTGCTCGAGAGGCTGGGCCAGAGAGGCAGCGTAGTGCAAGTCTATGCAGGACAAGGACCCGACAG CTCGTACAGACAAGCCGTTTATGCGCTGAACTTGGAAGAGGAGTTTCTTCGATCCACTGTGCTGGAATTGCCTTATGCAAAGGCATGCTCGCTGCTCAGTGACTCAAACAGTGAAACACCGGAAGGGAAGCCGGAGAATGAGAACCAGAGTGCCGAGATGGAAGATGTGTCAGAGATGAACTCGCTCTCAAACGATGACAGCGTCGCAACAGCCAACGACTCCCAACCGAGCAAGGAACCAGCCTCAGCAACAGATTCCAAG GACTTGGAGCGTGCCGCAAGGAAACAGCGGAGGTTAGTGGAACAGCAGAAGGCAATAGACCTGCTCAAGACAAAGTCTTTAGATGG GCTGCTCGTTGCAAGCAAGCACCACCCGACGGCCATCGTCCTCTCGCTCCTTGAGTTCGTTGCACCCTCCAGGCCATTTGCCGTCTTCTGCAGTTTCCAGGAGCCGCTGGTCGACTGCTACACCCAGCTGAAGCATGCTGGCAGCGCCGTCTTCCTCAAGTTGACCGAGAGCTGGCTCCGAAGTAACCAG GTGTTGCCCAACCGGACGCACCCTTCCATCAACATGAGTGGCGGTGGAGGCTATGTGCTTACAGGCATCAAAGTCGCAGACGTGGCGTGA